The following is a genomic window from Branchiostoma lanceolatum isolate klBraLanc5 chromosome 10, klBraLanc5.hap2, whole genome shotgun sequence.
AGAACCACAAGCTAACTCAGTATACGTTTGTTGACATGGATGACAAAGGGACTTGGGTCCCGTGTTGGATGGGGCGCAATGAGCACGTTtaaggagaagggctagcagTCCCTCCCTCTaaagtataccctgctactaaaatTGCAAAGAGACTTACTGCCCAATGTGATCCTATGTGCCACAAGGCACCACACCTTCGGGGTCTAACGAACGAAGGAACGAAAGTATATCATGAAACTGTCTGGCAAATTATGATAAACCAGTCTCTCATCTCAACTTagtacatgtttatttttttgttttagtaCAGACCTGGACCAATAGCTGACGTCACACAACATGGCGATTCTCGATAACTATTGCTGTTGCTGCACCGTCCGCTTGGGGTCGCTCATCACCGGTGTCCTGTATGTGGTAAGTAACAATAGCTGatagtagcctggagtccagccttcgtagctttagtccgctacccaagctccgcttctTGGTTagaagcggagcttgggtagcggactaaatctaagaaggctggactgcATGCTAAGCTGATAGTCCTTTTTGTGTGCAAATTCTTGCCCTAAAGTTGATTAGAAGCGACACGAGAATAATGTAAACGCAAGGCGACTGTatttgaaacactgactatGTAGACTTGTTATGTTTATCTTCTTTGTGTCTTAAGACAAAGTAGAACGTTTCATCTGAAGTCGATTTAAACCATTCGTCGCCTTGAATCGTAACTTGAGACGGCTTCGTATGCTCAAGACACAAGGAATAAGAAAGCCATTTGGTTTCAAACCCTCGCTATCTATTTCATATACTTAGCGTCCTCGCGTTTTCAGACAGATCAGTGTTATGAATTGAATTATGATCCGCAGTATTCCACGCTGAATTACAAATTGATGTTCTTTCTACAGATCATACATATCATCGACTTGGGGGTGAAGTCAAGTAGTGTGGCTCTCGGTTGGAGCGGTGAGGCGAATTCTTTAGAATTCTTGGGTGAAATTGAAATATCTATAATAAGAAACTGAGCATAGATTCCGTTCACTATTCATCATTGCTATGATTGATATCAGTACCGTTATTATTGTGTACTTTGAAGTGATCTCATGGGTATATGAATTGCATGGTCTGTATTACTGTCCTATAATTTAACACATCAACTAATGACTGATAACATATATTGTTAGTTTTCATATAAATATACATACCTAATCATGCTTTTAATTTCGCCATTTATTTATGACTAGGCAATGACTTCATATTTAAATCTTTCAAaaattttgtgtgtattttcagTATGTGAaatgagatgtacatgtatcggAACTAAAACGATTTGTTATTTCCACAGCGTATGGAACCGACGTGGCCTCCGTCGTTGTTGACGTCATCGCTATCATTCTGGGACTGCTGCTCATCGTAGCTGTATTGGGGGTGAGGAGACAGTTACAacagttttatttctttatgtatTTTCTGTATACACTCAGTCTTTTCAACCATCTCGGTTTCCTTTACAGCCAAGTCACGACTATATTTAGTATCGTAATTTAGTGATGACAAGGAGCAACATTTAGTGCGTAAATTgtgtcatgtgtgtgtgtgtgtatgtgtgtgtgtgtgtgtgtgtgtgtgcgtacgtacgtgcgcctgtgtgtgtgtgagtgtgtgtgtgtctatgtgtgtgtgtgtgtgtgtgtgtgcggctgtgtgtgtgtgtgtgtgagtgtgtgtgtctatgtatgtgtgcgtgtgtgtgtgcgtgcgtgcgcctctctgtgtgcgtgtgttgtgTCGTGTCCTGTTTCTGCgaatacaaataaacacagtgCAGCGTTCCCATATACCCTCGGTGATGCTATTTGTCCGTGTAACTGGAAGGACCACACAGTAGCATGGgtaccgaaaataatttcatcaggttggtagaacataggatatttgaagtttcttttaacacaaccaggtaatctcacctgctgacgtttcggtgtcggTCAAACACCTTCTTTAGAGCTTCttactggagtactgcttctcaccactataagtagccgaaagcgccacctacatcggcttcttatagcggtgagaagcagtactccagtcagaagctctgaagaaggtgtctgacagacaccgaaacgtcagcaggagCCAGTACCtagttgtgttaaaagaaacttcaAATATCCTCAGTAGTATGGGTATGTTGGAGAAGTCCGCCACCTCTAACTGACTTTGTATGATGTTCCCAGAGCATGATGGCCCTGCTGCGCGGCTGGGTCGCCCTCGCCATCATCATCCTGATCGTGGAGctcgtcatcatcatctgtttCAGCGCGCTGACGCTGAACATCTGGACCGCACAGGTACGTCTGTATACTACGTACGGAGTACAtggatgagtgaatgaatgcgtgaatgaatgaatgaaataatgatTAGATGAATTagtgaatgaaaaatgaatgagGGAATGTAGGAGTAAATGGaggagtgaatgaatgaatgaatgaaatgattAGATGAATAAGTAAATGAATGCGTTAATGAATGATGAAATAATGATTAGATGATGAATAagtgaatgaaaaatgaatgagGGAATGTAGGAGTAAATGGaggagtgaatgaatgaatgaatgaaataatgattagatgaatgagtgaatgaatgcgtgaatgaatgatgaaataATGATTAGATGATGAATAagtgaatgaaaaatgaatgagGGAATGTAGGAGTAAATGGaggagtgaatgaatgaatgaatgaaataatgattagatgaataagtgaatgaatgcgtttatgaatgaatgaaataatgattagatgaataagtgaatgaaaaatgaatgagGGAATGTAGGAGTAAATGGaagaattaatgaatgaatgaatgggagaTTCAAATAAATGGAGTAGCAagcgagtgaatgaatgaaggaatggaTGAGTGAAGGAATAACtacgtatgtacatgtatatataaatgaatAGTTAATAGAATTAGGCGATGACTTAATGAGGGGATGAATAAATGAGTGAACGTATGAATCTATCAacggtgaatgaatgaatgaatgaatggataaatTAATGAAGCAATGATAGGGTCGAAAAGAGGAAAAGAAAGTCCCATACGATTAAATTGTTGACGTTGAATGttgtttgattgttgttttgATATGTTGTCTGATTATAGGCCTCGGGCGCGTTTTGGTTGGGCCCAGTCATCGGTGCCTGGGTCATTTACTACTTCATCTTCTACATCACGGTAAgtctccattcattcattcactcactcactcacccactcactcactcactcactcactcactcgctcactcacccactcactcacccagtcactcactcactcactcgcttgctcgctcgctcactcactcactcactcactcactcactcactcactcactcactcactcactcactcacccactcacccactcactcactcactcactcactcactcgctcgctcactcacccactcactcactcactcactcactcactcacccactcactcactcactcactcactcactcgctcgctcactcacccactcactcacccagtcactcactcactcactcactcactcactcgctcgctcactcactcactcactcactcactcactcactcactcactcactccctcactcactcacacacacactcactcactcagtctaACACTCTCActcattcttcttctttattcctcccatGGGagagcattcattcattcattcattcacccacccactcacccacccactctctcactcactcattcattcattcactaattAATTAATTTACAGATATGACATaaatccatttattcattcatccactTAATTTCAGTAAAATTGCGTCGGTGTCGAATAAACAACCCTGTTTAGCAACTTTCCGAGTTATTGCTCTCTTTAGATTCGTTACATATTCGCCGTTCTTAATGTTTGCTTTAAATAAGTGTTTCACTTTGTCCAAACAGCTAGTTTACAAAAATTTTCCAAACCTTTCGTTGTTTTTGCGGCTTCTTATGTATGTATCAAGCAACGATCTTAGTGTAACAGACTACGAACCGTCATTCTCGCTACGTCAGCGTTAGCCAGCCGccatcagccaatcacgtcgccgcctTATGTTTAAAAGgaaacgtgattggctggtaacttacCCTCCAACAACAGGAGGGTAAgtatctgattggttgacagatGACCAGCGCTAGAAGGACGGATCGCAGACCGGTACACCAGGCCGTtgcctacatgtagtacagtcaaacctgtctatagcggtcactcaagggactggccaaaactggccgctaaggacaggtggccgctatggagaaaatgtcgattaattgaccacgagtgacacatgttttcagtacccactgagatacatttattcaccgtacagtaaacatgtaaacattgcataggtaaggaacattttagaagttcgattgttgttctt
Proteins encoded in this region:
- the LOC136443887 gene encoding uncharacterized protein translates to MAILDNYCCCCTVRLGSLITGVLYVIIHIIDLGVKSSSVALGWSAYGTDVASVVVDVIAIILGLLLIVAVLGSMMALLRGWVALAIIILIVELVIIICFSALTLNIWTAQASGAFWLGPVIGAWVIYYFIFYITIYGVLVVYSHYQNLRDGIDE